A stretch of Aerococcus urinaehominis DNA encodes these proteins:
- a CDS encoding GNAT family N-acetyltransferase, whose protein sequence is MIKIQEASQATDINYLEDLYYASFPPVEQIVFDKLLDLSNQNKLDLLYLEQDGEYAGLAFCSAQDDYVLLNYFAVDAKQRGGGLGSHALAALKTYYPDKIMFLESEFPHSHAANHQMRRRRLGFYERNGFSAQDYIIHMDGEDYVIFCQDGETISSDAYLEFWKNYMGSEALDNTYVAENLSLEKN, encoded by the coding sequence ATGATAAAAATTCAAGAGGCTAGCCAAGCCACTGATATTAACTACTTGGAGGATTTATATTACGCCAGCTTCCCTCCCGTTGAACAGATTGTTTTTGATAAATTATTAGATTTAAGTAACCAAAACAAACTGGACTTGCTTTATTTAGAACAAGATGGTGAGTATGCCGGTTTGGCCTTTTGCTCGGCTCAAGATGACTATGTCCTACTCAACTACTTCGCAGTAGACGCCAAGCAACGTGGTGGCGGCCTGGGTAGCCATGCGCTCGCTGCTTTAAAGACTTATTATCCTGATAAAATTATGTTCTTGGAAAGCGAATTTCCTCATTCTCACGCAGCTAATCACCAAATGCGCCGACGTCGGTTAGGCTTCTATGAGCGCAATGGTTTTTCCGCTCAGGACTATATTATCCACATGGACGGTGAAGATTATGTCATTTTCTGCCAGGACGGTGAGACTATTAGTTCAGATGCTTATCTTGAATTTTGGAAAAATTATATGGGTAGTGAGGCCCTCGATAATACTTACGTCGCAGAGAATCTTAGCTTAGAAAAAAACTAA
- a CDS encoding fumarylacetoacetate hydrolase family protein — protein MKLFNYVTDNGKKLAVVIGEASYDLDFLGETFNYAVPSDIKSYLEHPSHYQLADLIRVAEREPVIQADQLDTHNISFAPIIENPSKIICVGLNYADHAAEVNMAVPEAPEIFSKSNNAITGHQQTIYVPKTVSQLDYEAELVIVIGKAGHNISLDQADQHIFGYTIGNDLSARDLQFKTSQWYLGKTLDGFAPIGPYLITRDQFNLANSRIGLKRNGKIVQDASTADLIRKPQELVAYLSQYMQLRPGDLIFTGTPHGVVSGLKPDQQEWVGHGEELTVFIEGIGQLTNIIKFT, from the coding sequence ATGAAACTATTTAATTATGTCACTGATAATGGTAAGAAATTAGCTGTCGTCATCGGAGAAGCCAGCTACGATTTAGATTTCTTAGGTGAAACTTTTAATTATGCGGTACCAAGCGATATCAAATCCTATTTGGAGCACCCTAGTCATTACCAGTTAGCGGATCTCATTCGGGTAGCGGAACGCGAACCGGTTATCCAAGCTGACCAACTTGATACTCATAATATTTCTTTTGCACCAATTATCGAAAATCCCTCTAAAATTATTTGCGTGGGCCTAAATTACGCTGACCATGCTGCTGAAGTTAACATGGCGGTACCTGAGGCCCCCGAAATATTTTCAAAGAGTAATAATGCCATTACTGGCCACCAACAAACTATCTATGTGCCTAAAACAGTTAGCCAGTTAGACTATGAAGCTGAACTAGTCATTGTAATTGGCAAAGCAGGCCACAATATTAGCCTTGATCAAGCTGACCAACATATTTTCGGTTATACAATCGGTAATGACTTGTCAGCCCGTGACCTGCAATTTAAAACCAGTCAGTGGTATTTGGGTAAAACCCTGGATGGTTTTGCCCCGATTGGCCCTTACTTAATTACCCGTGACCAATTTAACCTGGCCAACAGTCGGATAGGCCTTAAACGTAACGGCAAAATTGTGCAAGACGCCTCAACAGCTGACTTAATCCGTAAGCCACAAGAACTAGTAGCCTACCTATCCCAATACATGCAACTACGCCCAGGTGACCTTATTTTTACTGGTACACCACATGGCGTTGTTTCCGGCTTAAAACCAGACCAACAAGAATGGGTTGGTCATGGTGAGGAACTCACTGTCTTTATCGAAGGCATCGGTCAACTCACCAATATTATCAAATTTACTTAA